The genome window cggctgcggctgaAGTGCTGGGCTGATGATAAGTAGCCGAAGAAGCAGCTGCTGTTGACATAGTGCGCTAGATGTCAGTGGAATATTGATGCACTTTACAGTAATTGGTTTAAAGACGAAATAAGAGATGTAGCTTCGCCGTTTCACGTTGCTCATACTTACACTGCATGTTGGTGGGGTCGAGTTACCCCTGGTCTCGTTGCGGCTGATGGCCAAGATCATGGGATCTGACTTTCAGGTGTGGCACCAGGATAGACTACTTGTTAAGAACACGAGGCGGACTAATATCTCTTTAGTTGTAACGATTAAGCGAGCATTAATAAAAATCAGACAGTCCCTCTTGCATTTTGAGTAGGTAATCAGCCAGTAGCCGTGGCTGTTGGATTACACCAAAGTTTCGTTATCTCTGCGATGAATATCAGGAGCATTAGATTCGTTATGTGCTAGTGTACAATGTAACATCTCTCTGCTTTGACCCATATCATTCAGTCCTTGATAGTACCTCGGAATCATTTACGTATTTATCTTCGGAGACCTTTGTTGGTCATCATGACGGGCATCTCTTCCCAACTTTTGCTCCTCCAAAAAAGACAATGTTTAACATCATGCCCATACACAAGCTGCGAACCCTCTCAACGTGGAAAATCAAATGCAAATATAATTCAACCGACCTGATTTTGGGCAAATAAATGCAACTGCAACCCCAAACGCCAAGGCTATGCGGTAAAGGAATGGCTTCCGGCGAACTTTTTCCCTCAATACGCCGGTTCAAAAAGCCTCAATAAGTTCTAAAGATAACCAAATGACCCCCTTGCCTTATGCAAACAACAGCAACGACTGCACCGAACAGCAAGTATTGAGTTCGAGATCCAAGGAAGGACTCGGCACTGTGATCTAAAAGGCAACTTTGCCTCCGTTCAGGCGGAGTGGTACTGGTCCAAGTGGCCCATGAGAAGGAAGGATTCCCTCGTCTGAGGACATGGAAGATAGTGAAGACAGTGAACTGAATCCCATATGACCCTTTCCAAACCCTCCATTGCGCCCCATAGAGATACCAGGGTTGGCCATAAGAGCATCGGCTCGGTCAAAGACATTCCCGTGGAATGCCGCTGCGAATGAACCACTTTGCGGCGTGGTGGGAACTGTCGCCTGCATGGCGGGGCCCAAAGCAGCACTCTGTGGCGTGATCGGGACTTGAGTCGGTGACATACCGCGAGGGGGGTAGTGTATCTGCCCGTTCGGCGTGCCTGAGGGATGGTTGAAAAGATAGTGCCAAGGGgacttggagatgatgttgCTTGTTTCCTTAATACTCTGCTGAATCGGTCGTAATCGTGCCCTGGTATCAGGAGGCAGTGGAACACTGTTGGGGCCGTACTTGATCTGATAGATCATGTCCGCCCAAGAGTGACTGAAGTTGTTACAGAGACTCCAGAAGCTCGCTTGTGTTCGAACTCCAggctccttgagcttgataaGTGACAGTCTGTTCTTGAGAATCTCCGTCTGTTGAATGACATGTCCACACATGGTTATCAAGGCTTTCCAGTGCTGAATTACACTTTCTGGGGTCCTCTGATACATGGCGTTCCTCAAACCACCTGTTAGCTGGGCTTGGAAACTGGGAAGTGTCCCCATAACGAGATCAGTCGACCTTTGCAAGGATAGGAATATCTTCTCAAACTGCCTATCTTCTTCTGTGAACTCGGAAGAAATCCCGCGGCTACCTATCGAGGAGAAAGATTCTCCTGATCGAGGAGTGGCCGATGCAATGGTGGCGGTTCGACCATTGCCATTGAGGTAAGCCGCAGAAAGGGGTGTAGGCACGGGTACATCTGTAGCAACACGCAAATTGATCGGATGGTGTACCAGAGTGCCGTTGCGGTTGCGAGCTCCTGTTGACCTACCAACAGTGGGGGTAATGGAAGGTTCACGTGCATGCGCCCTGAGAGTACGCTCACCCATCTGGTCCCCCTTGGAGGCTGCTTGCCGACGCCCATCCTCTGCGCTAACGGACGACAGTGTCACACGTAGTTCCATGATACTATTATAGAGCAACATCAGAAGCGTTCGAATATATCGAGCATCTCCGTTGTTCACGAAAGTATCGATGTTATCGGCTAAAAGTGTACAAACGTGGCCATATGCGCTAACCAGAGTTTGACAGGCTCGATGGACGTTTTCGTTCTCTCTTTGGGAACGGTCGTCGAGGTCGACCAAGGCGTTCTCGTGTTTCTGGATTTCCTGCTCCAATTCCTCAACATGGGAGTTGGTGTTGTAGAACACGATCTCAAGGCTAGATCGCTTAGCAGACCCATCACTCGTCAAGCTCATGAGCATCTGGATCATAGGATGGATCTGAAAGACCGAGTAGAGGATGCCCTTAGCAGCTTCAATGACTGGATCA of Fusarium oxysporum Fo47 chromosome I, complete sequence contains these proteins:
- a CDS encoding RAM signaling pathway protein-domain-containing protein, translating into MERPDRLAGSSVGSASQASVPRSLPENHISGRRPVPNSAATSNGPPPPPPIPSLRSVPSSSSLSAAGMSAAQVISLAREAMQNAIESESQAAEAGAVSTGLRTGVTIDLSRKGIQKLPDEVVDIVKGDLERSVSMGPSSATRSDTDTYTVSRLALSHNQLTTLPARFSECTSLRYLNIRGNQIKEFPMPLCDLKSLEILDLGRNQLRSLPTDIVRLSSLKVLSIPKNQIRELPLCIADMGSLQVIKFEGNPINFPPRDAIQVQAASPPHEGIQKDNEVTEVAVTLQIKRFLKQHAVNGRSESDNTGDESSEGAETPRFPLKRVASGRFPVKVSGADLPDIRSPNIGSRAPPIPSRSHYRGLSQQNSAFRRPGVMPLTIGNVNERVRSNSESLLRAERSESRNRRMGIVSRKPSDLGTLDEMQVNNRFSHYRGLSHGSAMQGNQATTKSPATPTEPYLARPIYVRRLSVLPERRRESKVYDPVIEAAKGILYSVFQIHPMIQMLMSLTSDGSAKRSSLEIVFYNTNSHVEELEQEIQKHENALVDLDDRSQRENENVHRACQTLVSAYGHVCTLLADNIDTFVNNGDARYIRTLLMLLYNSIMELRVTLSSVSAEDGRRQAASKGDQMGERTLRAHAREPSITPTVGRSTGARNRNGTLVHHPINLRVATDVPVPTPLSAAYLNGNGRTATIASATPRSGESFSSIGSRGISSEFTEEDRQFEKIFLSLQRSTDLVMGTLPSFQAQLTGGLRNAMYQRTPESVIQHWKALITMCGHVIQQTEILKNRLSLIKLKEPGVRTQASFWSLCNNFSHSWADMIYQIKYGPNSVPLPPDTRARLRPIQQSIKETSNIISKSPWHYLFNHPSGTPNGQIHYPPRGMSPTQVPITPQSAALGPAMQATVPTTPQSGSFAAAFHGNVFDRADALMANPGISMGRNGGFGKGHMGFSSLSSLSSMSSDEGILPSHGPLGPVPLRLNGGKVAF